A DNA window from Leishmania panamensis strain MHOM/PA/94/PSC-1 chromosome 27 sequence contains the following coding sequences:
- a CDS encoding hypothetical protein (TriTrypDB/GeneDB-style sysID: LpmP.27.1720) — protein MPLCASVPATVDTDMNTRALYLEDLDKCMKNFSDSLTTTMNSYRNLLTAFDQVGQVYGNVAQECGNEVRKLVDEFRDGMRDLKDKGGIETFNREIHSGTISVMEPVKVSLKKAAKSLKSLKVKQKEYDTVRYELEKTEKSYAKKSKPLSESKNYKKTLEKRDKMKESYDTSREAFGEEVKALQATTKSVLLESLNNYLHCTAAFCGQLEVTMNGYRTDLDQDGCTTFANDRMDQLKEKAEAESMTRRSQRKSETLHPYQAGSDAALNNTHPNLPSVDDDLYPKKDSQLDPESANCYPNADSAPLMHDSGENSILKEQYDNATHGNADTANPLIKVNDHE, from the coding sequence ATGCCACTCTGCGCCAGCGTCCCCGCGACGGTGGACACCGACATGAACACCCGTGCCCTCTACCTAGAGGACTTGGACAAGTGCATGAAGAACTTCAGCGACTCCCTCACGACCACCATGAACTCGTACCGAAACCTCCTCACCGCGTTTGACCAGGTAGGGCAAGTGTACGGCAACGTCGCTCAGGAATGCGGGAATGAGGTCCGCAAGCTGGTCGACGAATTTCGCGACGGGATGCGCGACCTCAAGGACAAAGGTGGCATCGAGACGTTCAACCGCGAGATCCACTCGGGCACGATCTCCGTGATGGAGCCGGTGAAGGTAAGCCTGAAGAAGGCGGCCAAGTCACTCAAGAGTCTAAAGGTGAAGCAGAAGGAGTACGACACCGTCCGCTACGAGCTGGAAAAGACCGAGAAGTCGTACGCAAAGAAGAGCAAGCCCCTGTCGGAGAGCAAGAACTACAAGAAGACGCTCGAGAAGCGCGATAAGATGAAGGAATCGTACGATACAAGCCGCGAGGCCTTTGGCGAGGAAGTGAAGGCACTGCAGGCAACAACCAAGTCTGTTCTGCTGGAGTCCCTCAACAACTACCTCCACTGCACGGCCGCCTTCTGCGGCCAGCTGGAGGTAACCATGAACGGCTACCGAACTGACTTGGACCAAGACGGCTGCACCACGTTTGCAAACGACAGAATGGACCAGCTGAAGGAAAAGGCTGAAGCCGAGTCGATGACGCGGCGCTCACAGCGCAAGAGCGAGACGCTGCATCCGTACCAGGCCGGAAGCGACGCTGCATTGAACAACACTCACCCCAACTTGCCGTCCGTCGACGACGACCTCTACCCAAAGAAGGATTCACAGCTGGATCCTGAGAGCGCCAACTGCTACCCCAACGCCGACTCTGCGCCGCTGATGCACGACAGCGGTGAGAACTCCATACTGAAGGAGCAGTACGACAACGCAACTCACGGCAACGCCGATACCGCGAACCCGCTCATCAAGGTGAACGACCACGAGTAG
- a CDS encoding eukaryotic translation release factor, putative (TriTrypDB/GeneDB-style sysID: LpmP.27.1710), with the protein MSGEKELTDAEKTIERYKVKKLIQMLESARGMGTSVISVYMTPKEQISGMVAKLNNEYGTASNIKSHTNKLSVQSAITAALGRLKQIPRVPTNGLLLYSGTVMTADNKEKKLTLDIEPFKAVSRSLYLCDNKFHTEELRRMLESDDKFGFIIMDGSGCTFATVCGDVKEKLGSFTVELPKKHGRGGQSKNRFARIRMERRHNYVRKVAESAVSYFITNDRPNVRGLVLAGSADFKEVLFQSDLFDPRLKEVVVKIVDVAHPGDVGLNQAIDLSADALSGVKLVQEKKLLQTFFDQIAMDTQQYCFGVNDAMRCLEAGAVETLICFEDLDVNRYVIIKNKGAEDEATEIHLLTEADARKKNIHAHEAGKTQNEIESENFVDWLAQNYQKFGCTLELISDRSQEGTQLVRGFGGIGGILRYKMDVIALRDHEKKEGEDERIAANNDEFDFDDDFM; encoded by the coding sequence ATGTCCGGCGAGAAGGAGCTGACAGATGCAGAGAAGACCATTGAGCGGTACAAGGTCAAGAAACTCATTCAGATGCTCGAATCCGCGCGTGGGATGGGGACGAGCGTGATCAGCGTGTACATGACACCAAAGGAGCAGATTTCCGGCATGGTGGCGAAGCTGAACAATGAGTATGGCACGGCATCGAACATCAAGTCTCACACAAACAAGTTGAGCGTGCAGAGCGCCATCACGGCAGCCCTCGGACGCCTCAAGCAGATTCCGCGTGTGCCGACGAAtggcctgctgctgtactCTGGCACCGTGATGACGGCCGACaacaaggagaagaagctgaCGCTTGACATTGAGCCCTTTAAGGCCGTCAGTCGCAGCCTTTACCTGTGCGACAACAAGTTCCACACggaagagctgcgccgaATGCTCGAGTCGGACGACAAGTTCGGCTTCATTATCATGGACGGTAGCGGCTGCACCTTTGCGACGGTGTGCGGCGATGTCAAGGAGAAACTCGGCTCCTTCACGGTGGAGCTACCGAAGAAGCACGGCCGTGGTGGTCAGAGTAAGAACCGTTTCGCGCGTATACGGATGGAGCGGCGCCACAACTACGTACGCAAGGTGGCCGAGTCGGCGGTCAGCTACTTCATCACGAACGATCGCCCAAACGTGCGCGGTCTCGTGCTCGCGGGTTCGGCCGACTTCAAGGAGGTGCTCTTCCAGTCCGACCTATTTGACCCCCGCCTAAAGGAGGTAGTGGTGAAGATCGTCGATGTTGCCCACCCGGGTGACGTGGGGCTGAACCAGGCCATTGACCTCTCCGCCGATGCCTTGTCGGGCGTTAAGCTGGTGCAGgagaagaagctgctgcagacgtTCTTCGACCAGATTGCGATGGACACGCAGCAGTACTGCTTCGGTGTAAACGACGCGATGCGCTGCCTGGAGGCGGGTGCTGTAGAGACGCTCATCTGTTTCGAGGACCTCGATGTGAACCGCTACGTTATCATCAAGAACAAGGGCGCTGAGGACGAGGCGACCGAAATCCACCTGCTGACCGAAGCGGACGCACGCAAGAAAAACATCCACGCCCACGAAGCTGGCAAGACGCAGAACGAAATCGAGTCGGAAAACTTTGTGGACTGGCTTGCACAAAACTATCAAAAGTTTGGTTGCACTCTAGAGCTCATCAGCGACCGCAGCCAGGAAGGCACACAGCTCGTGCGCGGCTTCGGTGGCATTGGCGGCATTCTGCGCTACAAGATGGACGTAATAGCTCTCCGAGACCACGAGAAAAAGGAGGGCGAAGATGAACGTATTGCCGCGAACAACGACGAGTTTGACTTTGACGACGATTTCATGTGA